The following coding sequences are from one Candidatus Kinetoplastibacterium galatii TCC219 window:
- the zapD gene encoding cell division protein ZapD, translated as MYLRLEYLFDRLFFTIQSSENRLHQIAISTLFEIIDAIDRSDVKGSILQDLEKQRLFLLNLRRNKNVNQRMLELAISELSTVSSNLISSGRPGHALRENEWLNSLRGKLLVSGCAAQADMPSYYFWQNKDESIRRKDLNNWTSHISPLFESLKMVLSLLRESGNFVECVSSNNGEYQKMLGGREYQLLRLCLYEEQEIFPEISANKHMISIRFSMQDSDFKSLLVRDSIAFKIAFCR; from the coding sequence ATCTACTTGCGACTAGAATATCTTTTCGACAGACTATTCTTTACTATTCAAAGTAGTGAGAATAGATTGCATCAGATTGCAATTTCTACACTATTTGAGATTATTGATGCTATTGATAGGTCTGATGTTAAAGGTTCTATTTTGCAAGATTTAGAAAAACAGCGCTTATTTTTGTTAAATTTACGTAGAAACAAAAATGTTAATCAGAGAATGCTAGAGCTAGCTATTTCTGAGCTGAGTACTGTTAGCTCTAATTTAATATCTTCTGGCAGGCCAGGACATGCTCTTAGAGAAAATGAATGGTTAAATAGTCTTAGAGGGAAATTATTAGTTTCTGGATGTGCTGCACAAGCTGATATGCCATCTTATTATTTTTGGCAAAACAAAGATGAATCCATTAGGAGGAAAGATTTAAATAATTGGACATCACATATTAGTCCTTTGTTTGAATCTTTAAAAATGGTTTTAAGTTTGCTAAGAGAGTCTGGTAATTTTGTGGAATGTGTTTCATCAAATAACGGCGAGTATCAAAAAATGTTGGGAGGTAGAGAATATCAGTTATTAAGATTATGTTTGTATGAAGAGCAGGAAATATTTCCTGAGATAAGTGCAAATAAACATATGATCTCTATAAGATTCTCAATGCAAGACAGCGATTTTAAATCCTTACTTGTCAGGGATAGTATAGCTTTTAAAATCGCCTTCTGCCGATGA
- a CDS encoding ATP-binding protein, which yields MKELYQLAKKVLKQVSAWLPPVPPETDWNAFAYKWRKQGSQGHLQSIRNISKIDLNDLQHIERQKIIIDNNTKQFIEGKPANNVLMTGARGTGKSSLVRSMLGKYSDHGLRLIEIDKSDLGDLPLIVDIISDRPEKYILFCDDLSFENGEVSYKALKSVLDGSISAKSDNILIYATSNRRHLIPEYFHENLQSSKDSDGEIHPGETIEEKTSLSERFGLWVSFHPFNQDFYLDIVKHWIDQIKNDTNKNVDYIDFRNEAIRWAIERGSRSGRIAQQFARYWVSKNYNHE from the coding sequence ATGAAAGAACTTTATCAGTTGGCAAAAAAGGTATTAAAGCAGGTTAGTGCTTGGCTGCCACCAGTACCTCCTGAAACAGACTGGAATGCTTTTGCCTATAAATGGAGAAAACAAGGGTCACAAGGTCATCTACAATCTATAAGAAATATATCAAAGATCGATTTAAATGATTTACAACATATAGAAAGACAAAAAATAATAATTGATAATAATACAAAACAATTCATAGAAGGCAAACCAGCAAATAACGTTCTAATGACAGGTGCCAGGGGAACAGGTAAAAGCTCATTGGTTAGATCTATGTTGGGAAAATATTCTGATCATGGACTTAGATTAATTGAGATAGATAAATCAGATCTCGGTGATCTACCACTTATTGTAGATATAATTAGTGATCGTCCAGAAAAATATATTCTATTCTGTGATGACCTTTCTTTTGAGAATGGTGAAGTTAGTTACAAAGCACTTAAATCTGTTCTAGATGGATCTATCTCCGCAAAAAGCGATAATATTTTAATCTACGCAACCTCAAATAGAAGACATTTAATACCAGAATATTTTCATGAGAATCTTCAATCATCAAAAGACTCAGATGGCGAAATACATCCTGGAGAAACAATAGAAGAGAAAACTTCTCTATCAGAAAGATTCGGGTTATGGGTATCCTTTCATCCATTTAATCAAGACTTTTACCTTGATATAGTAAAGCACTGGATTGATCAAATTAAGAATGATACTAATAAAAACGTTGATTATATTGATTTTCGCAATGAGGCCATAAGATGGGCTATAGAGAGAGGATCTAGATCTGGACGTATAGCTCAACAGTTCGCTCGTTATTGGGTTTCGAAAAATTATAACCATGAATAA
- the argJ gene encoding bifunctional glutamate N-acetyltransferase/amino-acid acetyltransferase ArgJ has translation MAVNLTIPKKVFAVEGIEIGVTEAGIKKANRRDLTVFKLDEGTAVSGVFTKNLFCAAPVQIAKKHLLLGKPIRSLIVNTGNANAGTGQNGLKNAQEVCKSLGSLLKIEDCQILPFSTGVVLEPLPVEKIIDNLDRAILNIDKNNWMEAAYGIMTTDTTPKIFSEQFNIDQEIFTITGISKGAGMIHPNMATMLGFIGTDLGIKQSLLDKIIKDIADKSFNRITIDGDTSTNDSFIIMATGKSSIRLESENDINYTKVVESLSKAASDLAQKIVRDAEGATKFITLQVEKAASKEEALSIAYSVAKSPLVKTAFYASDPNIGRILVAIGYSNTNIPINRIRIWLNDLLIVENGELSKNYTEESGKNVMKQLEITIKISLDNGYFSEKVYTCDLSHDYVTINADYRS, from the coding sequence ATGGCGGTCAATCTAACAATACCTAAAAAAGTGTTCGCAGTAGAGGGTATAGAAATAGGGGTAACAGAGGCAGGAATAAAAAAAGCCAATAGAAGAGATTTAACAGTATTTAAGCTAGACGAAGGAACCGCTGTAAGCGGAGTCTTTACAAAAAATCTATTCTGTGCCGCCCCGGTTCAAATTGCAAAAAAACATCTGCTGCTTGGCAAACCTATACGAAGTTTAATAGTAAATACAGGAAATGCCAATGCAGGCACAGGGCAAAATGGTTTAAAAAATGCCCAGGAAGTATGTAAGTCATTAGGAAGTTTACTAAAAATAGAAGATTGCCAAATATTACCATTCTCAACAGGAGTTGTATTAGAACCACTTCCTGTAGAAAAAATAATCGATAACCTAGATAGAGCCATTTTAAATATCGATAAAAATAATTGGATGGAAGCAGCATATGGGATTATGACAACGGATACTACTCCCAAAATTTTTTCAGAGCAATTTAATATTGATCAAGAAATTTTTACTATAACCGGGATTAGTAAAGGTGCTGGAATGATCCATCCTAATATGGCTACTATGCTTGGTTTTATTGGAACAGACCTTGGTATTAAACAATCTCTACTAGATAAGATTATTAAAGATATAGCAGATAAGTCATTCAATAGAATTACAATAGATGGGGATACCTCTACAAATGACTCCTTCATAATCATGGCTACAGGTAAATCTAGTATTCGGCTAGAATCAGAGAACGATATTAATTACACTAAAGTCGTTGAATCTCTATCAAAAGCAGCTTCAGATTTAGCTCAAAAAATAGTGCGGGATGCTGAGGGGGCAACAAAATTTATTACATTGCAGGTAGAAAAAGCCGCAAGTAAGGAAGAAGCATTATCTATAGCATACTCAGTTGCCAAGTCACCATTAGTAAAAACAGCATTCTATGCATCTGATCCAAATATAGGACGAATTTTAGTAGCTATAGGATATTCAAATACAAATATACCAATAAATAGGATAAGAATATGGCTTAACGATTTGTTGATCGTAGAAAATGGAGAGCTCAGTAAAAACTATACAGAAGAATCTGGTAAGAACGTTATGAAACAACTAGAGATAACAATAAAAATATCTCTAGATAATGGTTACTTTTCAGAAAAAGTTTACACTTGTGATCTCTCGCATGATTATGTAACCATAAATGCAGACTACCGCTCATAA